The following coding sequences lie in one Tichowtungia aerotolerans genomic window:
- a CDS encoding lamin tail domain-containing protein, with protein MKKRLHPLLFIAVVLGGGVSAEIILKESFEETFPPSGWTQNSADQKTAYAHEGTNSVYLSAATDYLITPPLTNAQVLTCWTYTTSADPDIIIETSPGISGPWTAVTGSPFSGNTEQWNEHIITLSSPETIYVRFQKSGSGYLYIDDVSAEDNGPSPTNIPPVLSSLSDISIAISNSLSVPVWATDTDNDLITLSASNLPPGSGFNTATNAGTVSNTFNWAVAAPAGVYSVTFFATDKDGSDSKTISITVSERPILMITEVADPAGTGGGDYRFVEIYNAGNETVDLNAGRWTLSKQVNGDSWNDVALSGTLPAGGTWVVAYSSSKFQEAYGVAPDQSDNDISGTGDDAYFLYSGGDHSSGTLMDIYGEFDTDGTDTQWEYTDSRAVRNHSATGPAATWIASEWTIVGGATTNDMDPGAAYHVPPVLSVIGNQGGMEGGTISFPISASDLSDGDAISYSALNLPLGAVFTNNTFTWSTAAPAGQYLVTFFATDKDGSDSETVTITVLEKPRLMFSEIADPGDDGGDAYRFVELYNAGTNTIDLSADEWVLSKQVNGGSSWGDLSLTGSIAPASTWVIANSAADFEAAYGTTPDQESSSVSGNGDDVYFLYIGGDHDSGTLVDIYGELDIDGTDTEWDYEDSRAVRNNDILEPNPTWTASEWSITTGASTNSMTPGEHGPKPQFQGLEDTFIFPGTELSLIVTAVNTVRTDEITISATNLPVSASFNPATGTNSVSSVFSWNNPASGVYTISFFASGDAGTTTKLIDLTVSRSANIDGYFYGWQPDTIVKLGNGQFWRNTGGAGETLSSRLWKPEVTVTNVLGKDRMFIEDVASYTTVEQINVTESMLISTFSGLHNGNIYQLEDGTVWEQINYENVNSSAAPVTAWRWTENGTTFIRFLDRYNALIGTCEVSKTVVRNAGMTPTEIDGYFRGWNKGQVFALANGEFWQQTTADSSIETLYRPTVTLTNYLQTGTWRMYIEGSGAPGYVEVQQLADVIRTSINGKFYGFGTGEFLHLQNGEWWRQTSYNSSASIRSNPEILLWEEDSTWKIEMPDEGRTITAEQLSVATESSITNNFPGLHYANLYELSNGSRWMQISFENIRSDADTPIVMLWTESGDTHLLARTSRDRTVGTCEVVNPDADDDGDRIINAAEIIAGTDMTDKNIFFMITETQIDGNGHYVLNWNAVSGRTYTILWAASLDDDFLPISVVDAPANSWTDTLHTTGESGFYQIKVSLTE; from the coding sequence ATGAAGAAAAGGCTTCACCCCCTGCTGTTCATCGCTGTTGTTCTCGGCGGCGGTGTTTCGGCGGAAATAATTCTGAAGGAATCCTTTGAAGAAACCTTTCCGCCCTCCGGATGGACTCAGAACTCTGCAGATCAAAAAACCGCATATGCTCATGAGGGAACCAACAGCGTCTACCTGAGTGCCGCCACGGATTATCTGATCACTCCTCCGCTCACCAATGCACAGGTCCTGACCTGCTGGACATACACCACCTCCGCCGATCCAGATATTATCATTGAAACATCACCCGGCATCTCCGGACCGTGGACAGCTGTTACCGGCAGTCCGTTTTCCGGAAACACCGAACAGTGGAATGAACACATCATCACGCTCTCCTCCCCTGAAACGATTTATGTCAGGTTTCAAAAAAGCGGTTCGGGATATCTGTATATTGATGACGTCTCCGCAGAAGACAACGGCCCTTCGCCGACAAACATTCCGCCGGTACTGTCCTCGCTCTCAGACATTTCAATTGCAATCAGCAATTCACTGAGCGTCCCGGTCTGGGCCACCGATACAGACAATGATCTCATCACTCTTTCCGCAAGCAACCTGCCGCCCGGCTCGGGGTTTAACACGGCCACAAACGCCGGCACGGTCTCTAATACCTTCAACTGGGCGGTCGCCGCACCGGCCGGAGTCTATTCCGTCACCTTTTTTGCAACCGACAAAGACGGATCAGACAGCAAAACCATTTCCATTACGGTCTCAGAACGACCCATACTGATGATCACCGAGGTGGCCGACCCTGCCGGAACCGGCGGCGGCGATTACCGCTTTGTGGAAATCTATAATGCAGGAAATGAAACGGTCGATCTGAATGCCGGCAGATGGACTCTGAGCAAACAGGTAAACGGAGATTCGTGGAACGATGTGGCGCTCTCGGGAACCCTCCCTGCCGGCGGAACATGGGTGGTTGCATACAGCTCTTCCAAATTCCAGGAAGCATACGGAGTTGCGCCGGACCAGTCCGACAACGATATCAGCGGAACCGGGGATGATGCCTATTTCCTTTATTCCGGCGGAGATCATTCGTCCGGAACACTCATGGATATTTACGGTGAGTTCGACACCGACGGAACTGACACCCAATGGGAATACACCGACAGCCGAGCCGTCCGTAACCATTCGGCAACAGGACCGGCCGCAACATGGATCGCCTCCGAGTGGACGATTGTCGGCGGAGCAACAACAAACGATATGGATCCCGGCGCAGCCTATCATGTGCCGCCGGTGCTCAGTGTCATCGGAAACCAGGGAGGAATGGAAGGCGGGACCATCTCCTTCCCCATCTCTGCGTCCGATCTTTCAGATGGAGATGCCATCTCATACAGCGCACTAAATCTGCCGCTCGGAGCCGTTTTCACAAACAACACATTCACATGGAGCACTGCAGCTCCGGCCGGTCAATATCTGGTAACGTTTTTCGCGACAGACAAAGACGGATCAGACAGCGAAACCGTTACCATCACCGTCCTTGAAAAACCCCGGCTCATGTTTTCAGAAATTGCGGACCCCGGCGATGACGGTGGCGACGCATACCGCTTTGTTGAACTCTACAACGCAGGGACCAACACCATCGACCTGAGTGCTGATGAATGGGTTCTCAGCAAACAGGTTAATGGAGGAAGCTCCTGGGGCGACCTATCTCTGACCGGCTCCATTGCTCCAGCTTCCACCTGGGTCATTGCCAACAGTGCTGCTGATTTTGAAGCGGCCTACGGCACTACGCCGGATCAGGAAAGCAGCTCAGTAAGCGGAAACGGCGATGATGTATATTTCCTATATATCGGTGGGGATCATGATTCCGGAACGCTCGTGGATATCTATGGGGAACTCGACATCGACGGAACCGATACCGAGTGGGACTATGAAGACAGCCGGGCCGTACGAAACAACGATATACTGGAACCGAACCCCACTTGGACCGCCTCGGAATGGTCCATTACCACCGGCGCAAGCACCAACAGCATGACCCCGGGAGAACACGGTCCGAAACCGCAGTTCCAAGGCTTGGAAGATACGTTTATTTTCCCCGGCACAGAACTCAGCCTGATCGTCACCGCAGTCAACACCGTACGTACAGATGAAATTACCATTTCGGCAACCAATCTACCGGTGAGTGCATCTTTTAATCCGGCCACAGGGACCAACAGCGTGTCCAGCGTCTTCAGCTGGAACAATCCGGCATCCGGAGTCTACACAATCAGCTTTTTCGCATCCGGGGATGCCGGAACAACCACAAAGCTGATTGACCTGACCGTTTCCAGAAGCGCCAATATAGACGGATATTTCTACGGATGGCAACCGGACACCATTGTCAAACTGGGCAACGGGCAGTTCTGGCGCAATACCGGAGGGGCAGGAGAAACACTCAGCTCCAGACTTTGGAAACCGGAAGTCACGGTCACCAATGTCCTGGGCAAAGACCGGATGTTTATTGAAGATGTCGCCAGTTACACTACCGTTGAACAGATCAACGTGACAGAGAGCATGCTTATCAGCACCTTCTCCGGATTGCACAACGGTAATATCTATCAACTCGAAGACGGAACCGTTTGGGAACAGATTAACTATGAAAACGTCAACTCTTCCGCCGCTCCGGTCACCGCATGGCGATGGACGGAAAACGGAACTACGTTCATACGCTTTCTTGACCGCTATAATGCCCTCATCGGCACCTGCGAAGTCTCCAAAACGGTTGTCAGAAACGCCGGCATGACTCCTACAGAAATTGACGGCTACTTCCGCGGCTGGAACAAGGGTCAAGTCTTTGCCTTAGCCAACGGCGAGTTCTGGCAACAGACCACTGCCGACAGTTCCATCGAAACCCTCTACCGCCCGACCGTCACACTCACCAACTATCTGCAGACCGGAACATGGCGCATGTACATTGAAGGTTCCGGCGCCCCCGGATACGTGGAGGTGCAGCAGCTCGCAGACGTCATCCGCACCTCCATCAACGGTAAATTTTACGGTTTCGGAACCGGCGAATTCCTGCATCTTCAAAACGGGGAATGGTGGCGGCAGACATCGTACAACAGCTCCGCCTCCATCCGCTCAAACCCGGAAATTCTCCTGTGGGAGGAAGACAGCACATGGAAAATCGAAATGCCGGATGAAGGCAGAACCATCACCGCGGAACAGCTTTCCGTAGCTACGGAAAGCAGTATCACCAATAACTTTCCCGGCCTGCACTACGCCAACCTGTATGAGCTGTCCAACGGCAGTCGCTGGATGCAGATCAGCTTCGAAAACATCCGTTCAGACGCCGATACGCCCATTGTCATGCTCTGGACCGAATCTGGCGACACCCACCTGCTTGCGCGCACGTCCAGAGATCGTACCGTCGGAACCTGCGAAGTCGTGAACCCCGACGCCGATGATGACGGAGACCGGATCATCAATGCCGCAGAAATTATCGCGGGAACCGACATGACCGATAAAAATATCTTTTTTATGATCACCGAGACACAAATCGACGGTAACGGACACTATGTGCTGAACTGGAACGCGGTTTCCGGACGCACCTACACCATTCTTTGGGCCGCATCTCTGGATGACGACTTTCTGCCGATCTCCGTCGTAGACGCGCCGGCCAACAGCTGGACCGACACTCTTCACACCACCGGAGAATCCGGTTTTTATCAGATCAAAGTCAGCCTCACAGAATAA